Proteins encoded by one window of Methanobacterium sp. CWC-01:
- the cca gene encoding CCA tRNA nucleotidyltransferase: protein MPDLNLILEKIEPSPEEKRKVKGLASELIGIINQEAHKQGIPANAILVGSVAKGTRLAGKADVDIFITFPLSCSQDYLKNKGLELGHHCIEKMESDYEERYASHPYVTGFINGYQVDFVPCYAIKIGSELKSAVDRTVLHTEYIKANLKPEQTGEVLLLKRFMQVVGCYGSEFKVGGFPGYLAELLILEYGTFLRVLEAASKEWMPGYMVDLEEHGTASNFHDPLVVVDPVDENRNVAAALTRQKMAEFVVAASQYIENPSPDFFFDKERKINAKLLKEELISRGTENLILKFHSPELPEDALYPQIRKTEHSLVNILKRSGFRVWGSDSVSYHSQVFIILELEVYNLPPFKRHYGPQVWNRVHSRIFQEKYQPHCWVEEDAWVALVRRDHTTAESLLKYVISRDGIRHLRTGRHLKDQLMDGYQLLSLPDFLEDETPDQKVLNWLYHYLHKNEFPGDIY, encoded by the coding sequence TTGCCTGATCTCAATCTAATTCTTGAAAAAATAGAGCCCTCCCCGGAAGAAAAAAGGAAGGTGAAAGGTTTGGCCAGTGAACTCATTGGGATCATAAACCAGGAAGCCCATAAACAAGGCATCCCCGCCAATGCTATCCTGGTGGGCTCGGTGGCCAAGGGCACCAGACTGGCCGGCAAGGCTGATGTGGATATTTTCATAACCTTTCCCCTGAGCTGTTCCCAGGATTATCTAAAGAATAAAGGTCTGGAACTGGGTCACCACTGCATAGAGAAGATGGAAAGCGACTATGAAGAACGATATGCATCCCATCCCTACGTCACTGGATTCATAAATGGTTACCAGGTTGACTTCGTGCCATGCTATGCCATCAAGATTGGTAGTGAACTTAAATCTGCCGTGGACCGGACCGTGCTCCACACTGAATATATCAAGGCTAATCTAAAGCCAGAGCAGACAGGTGAAGTGCTCTTACTCAAGCGTTTCATGCAGGTGGTGGGTTGCTACGGCTCCGAATTCAAGGTGGGAGGATTCCCGGGTTATCTGGCAGAACTACTTATCCTCGAGTATGGGACATTCCTTAGGGTGCTGGAAGCTGCGTCTAAAGAGTGGATGCCCGGTTATATGGTGGATCTGGAAGAACATGGCACCGCCAGTAACTTTCATGATCCCTTGGTGGTGGTGGATCCGGTGGATGAGAACCGTAACGTTGCTGCCGCTTTAACCAGGCAGAAGATGGCCGAGTTTGTGGTGGCGGCCTCCCAGTATATTGAAAACCCCAGTCCGGACTTCTTTTTTGATAAAGAACGGAAAATCAATGCAAAGCTCCTTAAAGAGGAGCTCATATCTCGTGGGACGGAGAACCTTATTTTAAAATTTCACTCCCCTGAATTACCGGAGGATGCTCTCTATCCCCAGATCAGGAAGACCGAGCATTCCCTGGTGAATATCCTGAAAAGATCGGGTTTCCGGGTGTGGGGTAGTGATTCGGTTAGTTATCATAGCCAGGTGTTCATAATCCTGGAACTGGAGGTCTACAATCTCCCCCCCTTCAAGCGACACTATGGCCCCCAGGTGTGGAACCGGGTGCACAGTAGAATCTTCCAGGAAAAGTACCAGCCCCATTGCTGGGTGGAAGAAGATGCCTGGGTTGCCCTAGTTAGACGTGACCACACCACTGCTGAGTCATTATTAAAGTATGTTATCTCCCGGGATGGTATCCGGCATCTGCGGACCGGCCGACATCTCAAAGACCAGTTGATGGATGGATACCAGCTTCTGTCTCTTCCAGATTTTTTAGAAGACGAAACCCCAGACCAGAAGGTTCTGAATTGGCTCTATCACTACCTGCATAAAAACGAGTTTCCAGGGGATATTTATTGA